The DNA region TCATAAGGCTGTGTCTGTAAATTATAAAGACAGATTCTAGGTTAGAATAAGCCATAAAGATCGAGGTATCTCAACAGCGATATTTCAAGTACCCGCCCTAAGAGAAAGCTAGAACCCGGAAACTCCTTTGATCCACCCTGTAGAACGCGAACGTGGCAACATCGCCCTAAAGGGAGCTCGCGAGCTTGCGGCTTCCGTGGACAGTAAGTGCCTTATCTTCTGGCTGGGCGAGGAGCCGGGCGAGTGACTGTGCTTTCCTTCCCCGCAGCGTGTCCCATGGGAAGCGGCACGAGCCGGCTCTACAGCGCTCTCACCAAGACCCTGGACGGCAGCTCCGCCTCCCAGCACCCAGAGTATCTGGTGGCACCCGACCCGGAACATCTGGAGCCCATTGATCCTAAAGAGCTCCTTGAGGAGTGCAGGGCCGTCCTGCACACTCGGCCTCCCCGCTTCCAGCGGGGTTTCGTGGATCTGAGGGCCGATGGCCCCAGTAGTAACCACGCACCTATCCGGGTCATGCAGTGGAACATCCTTGCCCAAGGTACGCCTGCGCTGTGACCGCCTTCCTGCCCCGCCCTGTGCCCCCGCCCTGTGCGCAGGGAGAGGGCGGGGCGGGCCTGGGGAGCTCCCACACGGGGAGGCTAGGAAGGGGTGTCGTCTGGCCTTCACTGCCCTCTATCCATCAGCTGAAGACGTACTCCTTACCCTCCACGTGTGCAGACTTTCCGTGTTCGGGGAAAGTGTCTGCTTCCCGGCACGTGCTTCCTGTCTCTTGTTAGCCCATAAGCTTTCACCAGTTGTCTCCCGCTTTGAGTCCACAGCATTAAGATAGCACCTGGAAGGGGGAGACTGAGTCTACCGAACGGGTGACCCTGAACCTTCTGCAGGGAATGGGGGCTGTGTAGGGGTGGTGCTGAGTCGGGGTACTCCTGAGGCCAGGTTCTCATCCAGACGCCTCTTCATAATTTGAGGCCAGAGATGTTGCTTCAGTTCTCTGTGCTTTAAGATATTACTTTGTACGGTAGAAAGGACTCCTTTCCTGGGTCGGCTCAGTTAAAAAACAGGTGTGTCAGTCAACTTTATTGCCGATCATGTCGCAGTTGAAATTTTAAGAAGAAACCAGGGTCACCATTTTTTCTGGAAAAGAAGGGCATACTCCCTGACTTTCCAATCTttgattcatttgttttttccagGTGTAGGGAAAAGCTGCCCATTTTAAATGGGTGTCATTTATTCTAAGTGGTGTCTATAAAGGCCTAGTGTGGCTTATTATAAGTCAGTGTTGAAAGCACTCTATAGAGTTAAGTGTATTTACTTCATCTGGCATAGTTTAGATCTGTCGGACGCCACAGAACACTGTCTAAAGGTAAAACTTAAGAAGATCTTATGTCCTAGAATATAGTGACAAGAAATAGTTTTAATACGAAAGGGTCAGTTAGTTGCTTGCTTCATCTGGATGGTAAGAGGTTATTCAGTTTGGTAGGTCGGTGCAGTAGGAGAAGAACCACCCAGAGCATCTGAAGCAGGGGAAGCACTCTGAAGGTCTTGGGTAGCGTCAAACCTAAGGAGACTCGCAGGTACTTAGTAGCGGTTCTTAGTAGCTGACCACTGACCGgcttttttctttcagctcttgGAGAAGGCAAAGACAACTTTGTACAGTGCCCCCTTGAAGCACTCAAGTGGGAAGAAAGGAAATGTCTCATCCTGGAAGAAATCCTAGCCTACCAGCCCGATATACTGTGCCTCCAAGAGGTGGACCACTACTTTGACACCTTCCACCCCCTCCTCAGTAGACTGGGCTATCAGGGCGCGTTTTTCCCCAAGCCCTGGTCACCTTGTCTGGATGTGGAACACAACAATGGACCAGATGGCTGTGCCTTGTTTTTTCTCCAAAACCGATTCAAGCTAGTCAACAGTGCCAACATCAGGCTGACGGCCATGACGTTGAAAACCAACCAGGTGGCCATTGCCCAGACCCTAGAGTGCAAGGAGTCCAGCCGGCAGTTCTGCATCGCCGTCACCCACCTAAAGGCTCGCACTGGCTGGGAGCGGTTTCGATCGGCTCAAGGCTGTGACCTTCTCCAGAAGCTGCAGAGCTTCACCCAGGGAGCCAAGATCCCCCTTATCGTTTGTGGGGACTTCAACGCAGAGCCAACAGAGGAGGTCTACAGACACTTCGCATCCTCCAGCCTCAACCTGAACAGCGCCTACAAGCTGCTGAGCGCGGATGGGCAGTCGGAACCTCCGTACACGACCTGGAAGATCCGGACCTCGGGTGAGTGCCGCCACACTCTGGATTATATCTGGTATTCCAAGCATGCACTCAGCGTGAGGTCAGCCCTGGATCTGCTCACCGAGGAGCAGATTGGACCCAACCGACTACCGTCCTTCAATTACCCTTCGGACCACCTGTCCCTAGTGTGTGACTTTAGCTTTAACGAGGAaccttgatggacatttataaaTGCTTGTCTGTGTCTCTTTAATCACAAGACTTAACCAGGGACGTTTCAGGAAGCTGAAATAAGAGGTTGACTGAGGAAGGCTCCCCAGTTCCTCTCACTTCACTTTCCATGTTTCCAGCATGCCCTTGGGAAGGAACCCCATTTGCTCACAAACCTTTTCCATTAAAACCTACAGCGAAAAAGGTGTTTGCACTCCAGTTTTGgtttgtattgttttctttcccttagcaTTAATTACATTTTGATCATTTAAGGGCATTATATTTGGCTTTGTTTGGAAGCTTTTTCAGTTTGAGGATCCTATATTAAAATAGACTTGCTCGAGTCCCCTGTAATTAACAAGTATGCAGGAACAATTTCTCTAGACAACATTTCGAGttatttatttgtggtttttaaaaaatatcaacaaGTTATGCAtggcaatatttatttttttatatcttcgtgtaaaattaagtaaataaattatagcattatgaacatttaaaaaccaTGCAAAACATAAGTTATAGAGTAATTTATAGTAATCTTCTTAAAGCGTTAAAGATGTTCTTACTTGGGGTCTAATAAAATAGTAGTGTACAAAGGAACTGTTTAGGCTGGAGGGGTTTTTGTTTGCTATTTAAGTGGAAATATCAGTTCACCTTGATACATTCTTCACAAATCCTTGCTGTGCCTCCGTGTCCCCCATTATTATGTTTCTTGAAGAAATTCCATTTCTGGTTTTCCATCGGAATGCTATCGGTGTACATTTGCGGTCACTCAGAAGTGTCATTATATGTATTGAATATGCTTTGCACAGTAGGTTGTTTAGGAGCTGATATGTGGCAGTGGCTAAGTCAGTGGGACCTTCTTTTCAGAGATGTTAATGAGGCTATCGTTGAGATTTACTAAGATAGCCAGATGACTGGTTTAAAACAACTAGAAAGCAGAATATAGTTAGAAAGATAACCTGGAATTCTCTTCCCTCAGAAATAAAAGTGGTAAAGATAACAGGTGAAACCCCTTCCTAACAAAAATCCCCCCAAAAATAGCCCATTGGTAATAAATGGATAGATATTTTAACCCATGAGTTGTAAATATTTAAGATCAATAAATAAATGGTCTTTAAAGCTAGTGTTTTCATATCTTGTCTTTTCAATGCAAAGAGAATCTGAAAATAGACTGGATCTTTTAATCCTCTTAATGCAGTGCCCACACcgtccttttcatttttaaactggaCAAAGGTGGGTCTGTAGCTGCACGTTGAAGGCATCTGTGCTGTGCTTATGAGGTGTCACTTGGTGACAGGGTTGGGGTCCCCAAAGTAGTTCCTCCAGACATTTCTGCATTGGAACCACTTTGGAGACAAATGAGGTTTTCAGTATATTGTATACACGAAATCTTGGGGCTACCTGGAAGGAATGGCAGTTGGGAAGAACATCTGTACCAATTGTCATCTGGTTCAGGTCTTAGCATTTCTAATTCATATGTTGTTGAGAAACAGAATACTGATTCGTACAGCAGGCATTGAATATTGTTTACCTACCGCAAAACACACCAACCTGAAGAGAAATTATCATACCCATATCATAAGCAAATCTGGATGAGAATGAAAGCCAAAAGAGTGTCTGGATTTCAAATGTCCACCAGTATACAAGTTAACAGGCTATGGTTTGGGGGTggaactgggggtgggtgggaatgcCGCTGAGCAGAAGGGCTTCTGGAATACCAACAAGTCATCCTTCAGCATTACCACGGCCGCAGGCCTAAGCACTTACCAGTATGCTTTTGTTGTTTGTATTTGtcttcatttaaaatgtaatcaCGTGAGCGTTTTATGTAAACAGGTTTTTAGTAGTATACAAATCTTGATAGGTGgcacttttatattttatttttacttccccTCTAGTCTTTCTTTGCAGGCAGCTCTGCCTTGTGGACCATCAGGGTAACCTGAAGGCATAACAGTAAATAACAAATCTctattctaaatttttttaagtatgttcCATTACTGAGTTTCTCTTATTCCATCCCTGTGTGTACCTTTTGATCCAGCTTTTCCTTTTATATCCCATAATATTTTGATTGTGGTTGTAATTAGAGTCTTAGAAATTGTGCAGATTCTtgatgacagagagagagagtggatttttttcttcttcctccatgcCATATTTCAGTAGATTCCATTCTACGAGGTAGTAGGAATGGCCGCCTCATTTACTTAAGTAAAGCATAATGGTGTATATCTGTATAACATTTGAGTTCCTTATCTTTGGTTCTGAGAGCTTTACATATGATCTTAAAACTACTCTTAGTTTAAAATGGGGCTTAAAAGGTCCAAATAATttgaccaaagtctcagctaATAGGTAGAGACAGGATTCACCCTCAGGTCTGTCATGACCCCAAAGGGCTCACTTCCTTCCCCACCACCATGTGCCCTTGGCCTTGAGTGAGTACAAATGGGGAGAAAAGTAATATTCTGGGGGTGGAAGAGATTTGTTGAATGCAAAATGGTCAAACACATAAGTCATACAGTATAGAGTTAGAAGCAAGATACAGAGGCTGAATAGTGGCTGTAGAGCAGATTTCAGTTATTCTGATATAGTAAAGCAGTATTGCTAAAACTAGAACATCTGATACTGTTTGCATAGTTTGATGGTggctttttttaaaggaagcagtAAGAGCTGTAGTAGTGTTTCAAACTAAAGGAGGAAATTGATGCAAATATTCTGTATTTGaatcattcttttaaaacatgCAAAATTTTATAATGAAGGGAATGTTGCATCTAATTACACGATGTGTCTTAGACTTGAGAGATTTCCAAGATTTAAAttctaaaaagagagaaaaaaacacatgCTCATAATCATAattgatttcaatttttaaaaaaaggaaaggcatCCATAAAAATGAACGTGCTTGCATAAGGAGCTCTGATGAACTTTTTTAAATGACAGGTAGAAAAATATGGCACAGGCAGGCCTTTATCTAGAGTGGATGGATACCGGAATGGCAGAGGTCTGGAGCTGGGCTTATAAAAGCAAATCATGTACAAGGGCATGGGCTGTTAAGTAAAAAGACTTAGCTGTGACCACTGTGGTTCTATCTctagggcctcagttttctcatccagagAGTATAGCATCATACCTGCCCTGTCAACCTCATAGATTTGTGAGGTGTTTGTAAAACGATATTGTAAATTGtaatataatacatatgtaaGTCGTTGAGTAAACAATGCTTAAGATTCAGAGCAAGAAAAGGAAGGGTACTGTTCTGGATGTCCTAATGTATTCATGGATGTCCTAACAAGCCATTCTTCAGATCATTCCAAGGGGAATAATCCTTCAATTTTAAAGGGCAGAATTAATAGTGTTAATAGaaaattaagggacttccctggtggcacagtggttaagagtccgcctgccaatgcaggggacacgggttcgatccctggtccaggaagatcccacatgccatggagcaacgaagcccatgcgccacaactactgagcctgcgctctagagcccgcaagccacaactactgaagcccgcacgcctagaacccgagctccgcaacaggagaagccaccgcaatgagaagccagcgcaccacaacgaagagtagccctcgctcgccgcaactagagaaagcccgcgcgcaacaacaaagacccgaacacagccaaaaataaataaataaattttttttttaaaaaaagaaaattaagcccCAAATAGGTGAGGGGCTGATAGAAtggcaagattttttttccttaactcttcctccaggaagttgTGAGACTGTGGGTTGGTGATTCGGTTCTTTAACTTCAGGAGAGGATTTCAACCCTACTTTgatttgtaaaatagaaatatctgCCTTTGGGGCCCTAGCTCCCCAGATTTTTGTGGAAAGCTcacttctaagaaaatatttattaggcaTGTAGACAGAACCATTCCTCTTGACAGAATGTTAGGGAAAGCTTTGCTTCTTCTAAGCAGCTGGTAAACTGAGACATGAATCTCGGTACGTTGAATTCTTTTTTGCTTTGGCTGCCGAGACATTCAAAACCAAACCTTATAGCTGCATTTTAATTGCTGTGTAACATTCTATAGCatgtattctattttcttttgccatcctgcctttttttcccttgcatcATTGTCTCGTACCTGCTTGTTTCTGTTAACTTTCATTTATTCTTACGATATGTAAACTACCTGAAATTCTTTTGATAATAAAGCAGAGTATAAGTTAAATTGCCACACTGAACAGATTCAGGCTTCTAGATGTAGACCACTTGCATATGTATTGAAATATGATTACACAGTTCTGAATCATAGGGAGGAAACACCAGTCAGGAGATACGATGGGAAGCTGGACACGGGATACCGCGACATCTGCCTTACATTGGTAAACCTGAAGGGAACACCCAGCAAAATTCTGCAACATTTCACAATTTACTTTGTGAGAAAGTAAGATCATTGCATGGTGGGATAGACTTATTCAGACACTAACCTGTTCTACCCCAAGCcctgcctttttttgttgtttgtttatttttggctgcgttgggtcttcattgctgtgcgcgggctttctctagttgcagcaagcaggggctactcttcgttgcggtgcgtgggcttctcattgcggtggtttctcctgttgcagagcacgggctctaggtgcatgggcttcagtagttgtggcacgtgggctcagtagttgtggcacgtgggctcagtagttgtggctcgcgggctgtacagtgcagcctcagtagtggtgcacgggcttcgttgctccgcggcatttgggatcttcccggaccagggctcgaacccgtgtcccctgcgttggcaggcggattcttaaccactgtgccaccagggaagcccccctgcctTTTTTTGGATGGGAGGGAAAGGAGGTTGAGGCCAGAGAAGAAGTTGTGAATCTAGGCCTGCCACTGACAAACTGAACTGAAACTGATGAGTCAAGTTTTTCTGAACCTTAGTTTATTTATAATACAGGGAATAGACCAGGAAATCTCTTAAAACTGGTTTGCACTTCAAAACAATTTGAGTTACTGCTGCCACTggtcaaaaaatgtttttgaaacttTGGGGAACAGCTTCCCTATCCAGTTTTATGAaggtttcaagaaaaaaaaaaaacaactgtgaaCTTGAGAGCCACATTTCGTTTTGAAACAGATGTGGCAGTACTTAGCTTAATTTGTGTCAGTTTCTTAACCTCAAGTGACTTGACTATTTCTAAAACAAATCTTCCTCGGCAGGAAACCTGTCtattaaacatgttttaaaatttaggttCTGCTCCAAGAAGCAATTCAAAAGTATTTTTTGAACAATGGTAGCATTGGTGGCATTAATATATAGCTtcctgaaagtaattttttttaagggacaAGGCGCATTAACACAGTGTACTGTTTCCTAAGACTTTAAAAGATTCATCCTAATTAAAGAGATATTAAGTATGAGAAAAAGGCtttagaatcaatgaaatatacagtatgtacttttttttaatgtcttttttataAATAGCATATAGTTGGATATCTCTTTTTAATCCAGTCTACaatatctgccttttttttttttccccagtacacaggcctctcactgttgtggcctttcccgttgcggagcacaggctccggacacgcaggctcagcagccgtggctcacaggcctagccactccgcggcatgtgggatcttcctggaccagggcatgaacccgtgtcccctgcatcggcaggcggactctcaaccactgcgccaccagggaagcccagtatgtaCGTTTTTTAAAAGCCATGTGTAATAGTTAATAGGTATATCTCAAACTACCTTTTTCTGTTGAACATTTTAGAAAAGCTTAGATTAAGACAGATCTCTAAGTGTAAAATTTTCCTTACTGCATCTGGAtggcagtggttcccaaacctggCTGCGTGGTGAAATCACactgagatattttttaaaatactgatgccCAGCTCCCATTCCCACacactgtaattttctttttaatttatttattcatttttggttgcgttgggtcttggttgctgtgcacgggcttttctctagttacagcgagcgggggctactctttgttgcagtgcgcgggcttctcattgcagtggcttctcttgttgagcacgggctctaggcgcacaggcttcagtagttgtagcatgcaggctccatagttgtggcgcgcaggctcagtaattgtggcgcacgggcttagttgctccgtggcatgtgggatcttcccggaccagggctcgaacccgtgtcccctgcattggcaggcagattcttaaccactgtgccaccagggaagccccacacattgTAATTTAACTGGTATGGGATGTGACCTGTGCAACAGGATTTTAAAATCTACCCAGGTGATCTAATGTGCAGCGAAGTTACCACAGTATTCCAGTGATTTCATGTCCTACAATCCAAATAATTTGCAGATTCTGTAAAAGTTTAGTATCCACCTTTTATGACAGTATCACGTCATTAAAATCTTttagacagggcctccctggtggcgcagtggttgagaatccgcctgccgatgcaggggatacgggttcgtgccccggtctgggaggatcccatatgccgcggagcggctgggcccgtgagccatggccgctgggcctgcgcatccggagcctgtgctccgcaacgggagaggccacaacagtgagaggcccgcataccgcaaaaagaaaataaataaataaataaataaaataaataaataaaatcttttagaCAAAATTTTCTAGAAGTTAAACATACAATGGGATGGGAGGAAACGATATTCTGGGAGAAGACAACTCTGCTCTTAGTTTACAGTCTATTTATAGTTTGGTTTTGATATGGAGTATTTTGCATTAAATACTCATGTTTTGTTTGTATGTTCTCACTTGGGAAGTTGTAATATATCATTTATAAGTCCTGAACCCACAGCATAACTGCTGAGGTGCAGTGTTAAAAAAGATAGTTATGGATGCGTTAAAAAAGTGAAGTAGATTCATGTCCAGTCAAATACAGCATACCTCAGAGACACTGGGGGTTCAGCTCCAGACCACCAGAATGAGTATCGCAATAAAGCAAGGCATGAATTTTTGGtgtcccagtgcatataaaagtgaCGATACTATAGTCTACTAAGTGTGCGATAACATTATGTCCAAAAAAAGGCAGTGTATATActttaattgaaaaatacttcattgctaacAAAATTTAGCCATCATCTGACCCTTCAGTAAGCCATAATCTTTTTTGGAGGGTTTGAAATACGTGAGCGTTACCAAAGAcacagacacaaagtgagcaaatgctgttggaataaGGGCGCCGATAGACTTGACAGCGGTGctgccacagaccttcaatttgtatAAAACAAAGCATCTGCAGAGTGCAGCACAGTAAAAGGAGGTATGCCCATGAGTCTCTGCTGCACTTGTTTTTCAGAGGTTTCTTGGTGTGGTGCAGGAGGCGAGTCAGTGCACTTGCAAAGGGGGAAGAGTATCTTCTTCTCATGAGGACTGGCAGCACTGTGCACCAAGTCCGCACAGAAAAGGTTACAACTGTGGAGGACGACGATATAACCAAGGGGCTGAAGGACAGATGAACCGCAACCACAAAGGACCTGCACTGTGAACTTGCTGTGTTGGCTGTGGAACTAAAAGTAGGGTTCCTCTTGCCTCCCAAAAATATGCTCTGTAATGCCCTCCCATAATATAGACCAGGGGGCTTAAAGGATCAGGGGATGCTTTGTACGTAAAAGcccaaattttgtttttgttatcgTTAAACATGACTTGTTCGTATACAGTGATCAGAGACGCACTCTCTGAAGCATGCCAGGTGTCAGAGCCGAGTGGCTGGTAACGAACCAGGTGCCGTTGTCCCTTACATTCTGGTTTCATGGCCAACCCCTTACTGGAACTGCC from Mesoplodon densirostris isolate mMesDen1 chromosome 1, mMesDen1 primary haplotype, whole genome shotgun sequence includes:
- the NOCT gene encoding nocturnin isoform X2, producing MGSGTSRLYSALTKTLDGSSASQHPEYLVAPDPEHLEPIDPKELLEECRAVLHTRPPRFQRGFVDLRADGPSSNHAPIRVMQWNILAQALGEGKDNFVQCPLEALKWEERKCLILEEILAYQPDILCLQEVDHYFDTFHPLLSRLGYQGAFFPKPWSPCLDVEHNNGPDGCALFFLQNRFKLVNSANIRLTAMTLKTNQVAIAQTLECKESSRQFCIAVTHLKARTGWERFRSAQGCDLLQKLQSFTQGAKIPLIVCGDFNAEPTEEVYRHFASSSLNLNSAYKLLSADGQSEPPYTTWKIRTSGECRHTLDYIWYSKHALSVRSALDLLTEEQIGPNRLPSFNYPSDHLSLVCDFSFNEEP
- the NOCT gene encoding nocturnin isoform X1, which gives rise to MYQSPRRLCSALLQRDAPGLRRPPGPPPRRRSPAPAAAPRLASPRLLAAASAARGVARSCSRTACPMGSGTSRLYSALTKTLDGSSASQHPEYLVAPDPEHLEPIDPKELLEECRAVLHTRPPRFQRGFVDLRADGPSSNHAPIRVMQWNILAQALGEGKDNFVQCPLEALKWEERKCLILEEILAYQPDILCLQEVDHYFDTFHPLLSRLGYQGAFFPKPWSPCLDVEHNNGPDGCALFFLQNRFKLVNSANIRLTAMTLKTNQVAIAQTLECKESSRQFCIAVTHLKARTGWERFRSAQGCDLLQKLQSFTQGAKIPLIVCGDFNAEPTEEVYRHFASSSLNLNSAYKLLSADGQSEPPYTTWKIRTSGECRHTLDYIWYSKHALSVRSALDLLTEEQIGPNRLPSFNYPSDHLSLVCDFSFNEEP